GAGGTGCTCGAAGGGGAAATTCCAGCGGCGAAGATGAAGCTGGTTCAAGCTTGGCTGGAAATTCATCGGGAAGACCTGATGGCGGATTGGGAGTTGGCCGTCAACGGCCAGACGCCGTTTCCGATCGAGCCGTTGCGCTAGGAGAACGACAATGGAATCGGTTGTCCGTGTGGTGCCAAGGGAAAACTACCAGTTGGAAATCGAGTTCAGTACCGGAGAGGTTCGGCTCTTCGATGTGCGTCCATATCTCAGCAAGGGCATTTTCAGTCAGCTGAAGGATAAAGCTCTCTTCGCACGGGCC
The window above is part of the Desulfuromonadales bacterium genome. Proteins encoded here:
- a CDS encoding DUF4160 domain-containing protein; the encoded protein is MPTISVFYGIIIYLYFFDNQKHQMPHFHARYQGQQAAVSILDGEVLEGEIPAAKMKLVQAWLEIHREDLMADWELAVNGQTPFPIEPLR
- a CDS encoding DUF2442 domain-containing protein produces the protein MESVVRVVPRENYQLEIEFSTGEVRLFDVRPYLSKGIFSQLKDKALFARAYVAFDTVCWPNDLDIAPETLYVKSVPISSAVHEKPEEYGECP